From Sphingorhabdus sp. SMR4y:
GAAAGCCCTGCGTATCGCCGCCGAGGAAGAGGAGCGCGCCTTTTACGCAAGCAAGGGCAGCGACGAATGGCTGGAAGCGCTGGCGCCCCTCGGCACCGATGCCGACAAGCCGTTTCTCGAGATCGCCCCCTATCTCATCGTGATCTTTGGCCAGCGCAAGGGCGGCATGAATCCGGGCGAGAGCAAGCAGAATTATTATGTCAACGAAAGCGTCGGCATCGCGACCGGCACGCTGATCACCGCGCTGCACGACGCCGGTCTTGCCACGCTCACCCACACGCCCAATCCGATGAAATTTCTCAATCAGCTGTGCGACCGCCCGAGCCATGAAAAACCGATGATGGTCCTGGTGGTCGGAAAACCCGCCCCCGATGCGACGATCCCCGTCCACGCGACGATCAAGAAGCCGCTGGACCAGATCGCCAGCTGGCTGTGAAAGAATTGCGATCCCCAAATATCGTTCGTGCTGAGCCTGTCGAAGGACAGCCGGTAGCAGCGGGTTCTGCTTATCCCGGTCCTTCGACAAGCTCGGGACGAACGGCGCGCAGATGAGCACCACCCCTTCCTCGCCCCGCTATCTCGAACTCGACGCCTTGCGCGGTTTTGCCGTGATGGGCATTTTGCTGATGAATATCGTCGGCTTCGCGATGCCGGAAATGGCCTATGTCAGCCCGGCGGTTTACGGCGGTACCGATCTGCCCGACACCATCGTCTGGGCGCTGTCCTATATTTTCGTCGACGGCAAGATGCGCGGCCTTTTCACCCTCTTGTTCGGCGCAAGCATGATGCTGGTGATCGAGCGGGCCCGGGGCAATGGCGACGATCCGGCGAAAGTACATTTTTCCCGCATGATCTGGCTGGCATTTTTCGGTCTGGCGCATTTCTTTCTGCTCTGGGCCGGCGACATATTGTTCCTCTACGCCGCCGTTGGCTGCATCGCCTATTTCCTGCGGGACCTGACCGCCGATGATCTGATCCGCCGCGCCCTGCTCATCTTCACGCTCGGATTTCTCGGCTATACCTTGATGTTCGGCAGCCTGCTGTTTCAGCAATATCAGGCCGGCTTGCCCGGAGCCAGCGCCGGCTCGATCGACAATGTCGCGACGATCATCGCCGGTTTTGATAGCGGTCCGGCTGCCATCACCGCCGATATCGCGCTTCATCAATCCGGCTTCGTTTCGATATTGCTCGACAAGGTCCGGAACGACCCGTTCGGACCACTGGTTCTGCTGGCCTATAATCTGGCGGAGACGCTGCCGCTGATGATGATCGGCATGGCGCTGTATAAAAACGGCTTCATCACCGGCCAGTGGACCTTGGAACAATATCGTTCCTGGGGTATCCGGCTTACCATCTCCGGAGCCGCCATAGTAGCCGCCATCGCGCTTTATCTTATCGCCGGTGGTTTCGAAATATTGCGGATGGTCAATGCCAGCTATGCATGGAACTGGCCCTCGCAAATGCTGATGACCATCGGCTATACCGCATTGCTGATCCGGCTGATCCGGACATTCCGGGGCACATCATGGATCATGCGGATCGCGGCCGTCGGGCGCGCTGCTTTCAGCAATTATCTCGGTACCAGCCTGCTGATGACCTTCATCTTTTACGGATGGGGGCTGGGATTATACGGATCGGTCGGACGAGCAGAATTATATCTGTTCGTGGCGCTTGCCTGGCTTCTCATGCTGCTCTGGTCGCAAGCCTGGCTGACACGCTATCGCTACGGACCGCTGGAATGGCTATGGCGCAGCCTCGCGCGGCAACAGGCGCAACCGATGCGCCTCTTATAAATCGTCCCGGGCTTCTTCTGCAGCCTCCGGCGGTTCATCGTCACCGAACCCGCTGACATAATTGGCGTTCAGTTGCTGATATAGGTTGAACCCGGACACGATTTCCAGTTGCTCCTGATCATCATCCATCAGCCCCAGCGGTCGTCCATCGGGCAAATAGGCAAAGTGGAGCAAGCGGCCTTCTTCATCCTGGCGATATACCGAGCAGATGACCGGCGAACCGAGACCGCCCACCACGCTGTGCATCACGACCGCTTCCGCCTCTGCTTCGAGAGAGGCATCGCTGTCCGGATCAAAAGGCGTCCCGGAATAGCGATAGACCGTCACATGATCCGCTGCATTTTCTATCGGATGTGTCATGCAACTGGCATTGCCGGTCCGTATTTCGTCGTCCGCCAGAAAAAGCAGATGGCTTGGACTGATGGCAACGAAAACCCCGCCATCGGCCGCCAGCGGACTGACCGCTTTCGGACCCGATTGAACATAATCCCAATCGGCAAGAATATCGGCGGGGATTTTCCCGAAAAATTCCAGCGAGGGCGTTTCCCCCAAGGTTAAAACAGCATTGCCAGCAACGCCCCCTGGAAGCGACTCGATATGGGCGACGAGGTCCATGCCCCTGATATTCCAGTCGGCTTCCGCTTCTCCCGTCGGCTCCAATGCTGCGGCAAGTTCGATTTTGATCGATTCCTGCAACTCTTGCAGGTCTCCGGCGAGCTCGCTTTGCACGAGCTGCCAAAATTCTGCGACCGGAGAATGCCGGGAAACGGCCACATCTGTCGCATATGCACTTTCGATCCCGGGCTGTGAGAGATCGGGCACGCCGGCTGCACTGGCCGGCGCTATCGCCAGCAACAAAATCACGGGGACAATGGCACCCCAAATTCTACACATCACAAGCCTCTTCCTCCCGCGTTGAACCGGTTTAACCATTTTCTCCGGCATGGAAATATAATATCGATCGATTTTTGCTATTGCTATCTATTCTCATTAGCGATATATGATTCGCAGAGAGGAA
This genomic window contains:
- a CDS encoding DUF418 domain-containing protein, encoding MSTTPSSPRYLELDALRGFAVMGILLMNIVGFAMPEMAYVSPAVYGGTDLPDTIVWALSYIFVDGKMRGLFTLLFGASMMLVIERARGNGDDPAKVHFSRMIWLAFFGLAHFFLLWAGDILFLYAAVGCIAYFLRDLTADDLIRRALLIFTLGFLGYTLMFGSLLFQQYQAGLPGASAGSIDNVATIIAGFDSGPAAITADIALHQSGFVSILLDKVRNDPFGPLVLLAYNLAETLPLMMIGMALYKNGFITGQWTLEQYRSWGIRLTISGAAIVAAIALYLIAGGFEILRMVNASYAWNWPSQMLMTIGYTALLIRLIRTFRGTSWIMRIAAVGRAAFSNYLGTSLLMTFIFYGWGLGLYGSVGRAELYLFVALAWLLMLLWSQAWLTRYRYGPLEWLWRSLARQQAQPMRLL
- a CDS encoding nitroreductase family protein, encoding MKPHDTLPYTQLPDYSDAERIARSRAFYEAIRTRRTCRYFSDEAVPRAVIENAILAAGTAPNGANHQPWHFAVIETAEKKKALRIAAEEEERAFYASKGSDEWLEALAPLGTDADKPFLEIAPYLIVIFGQRKGGMNPGESKQNYYVNESVGIATGTLITALHDAGLATLTHTPNPMKFLNQLCDRPSHEKPMMVLVVGKPAPDATIPVHATIKKPLDQIASWL